GCCGGGTTACGCACAGAACCGAGGATCGGCAGCAACTTTATCGGCAATGATTCGCGGGTGACGCGCTGCTCAAGTTCCGAAAGGATGCTGTAGAGGTTGAATTCACTGTGTTCGAACAGCAACAAGGTGGTGGGGCGCAGCGACAGGATCTGACGGCAAAGCTCAGAACCGATGGAGCCGCCGGCGCCCGTCACCATCACGCATTGACCCTTGATACAGTGCTCCAGCAATTCGCCCTGGGCAGGCACGGAGTCACGTCCCAACAGGTCGGCAATATCGACCTCCTGGATGTCATCGACCTTTACCCGACCGCTGGCCAGATCCATAAACCCGGGCACACTGCGCACATGCAACGGGAAGCCTTCCAGGAAGCCAAGGATTTCACGGCGCCGACCTCGATTGGAGGATGGAATCGCCAACAGGATCTCTTGGGCGCCGGTGGCATCGATCATGCGTTGTATATGCTTGGGCTTGTAGACCTGGAGGCCGGATATGACGCGATCGGCGATACTGGCATCGTCATCGATGAACGCAACCGGGCGCATCAGCCGCCCTATACGCAAGGCTGCCACCAGTTGGTTGCCGGCCGCTCCCGCACCGTACACGGCAACACGCGGCAGCCCATCGTCGCGGTTGGTGAAGGGCACGTGCTGGGAGGCGGAAAACCAGTCGCCGAGAAAGTACTGGCGCATAGCCAGGCGCAGCCCGCCGACCATGATCAGGCTGAGCCACCAGTAGTTGAAGATGATCGAGCGTGGGACGACATGCTGGTGGTTACTGTTCCAGTAGACCACCAAACCCAGGATCAAGGCGGACAAGCTGACGGCCTTGATGATGGCGATCAGCGCATCGTTACCGAAATAGCGCATGACGGCGCGGTACATCCCAAAGCGAACAAACAGCGGGATGGCGACGACAGGTGCTGCGACGAACAGCCAGAGGTGGTCCCGAAATGGGTTGGCCATCTCATCAATGCCGAGCCGCACGACAAATGCCAGCCACAGAGCGGTCCAGACCACGACGACGTCCGTAGACACCTGAATCAGGCGTTTTTTACGACGCGGCAACCCCACCAAACAGGCCCGTAACCTTTCCATCATCCCTTCGTCCACCTCAGGCAATTCCTCTCGTTGATGACCACGTGGCCGTACGACACATCCGACTGATTCAAAACCTTTTGAATCGTCAGGCGCCTTCCTTTGCAGTGTCAGCTTTTTCCAGTTCGCCTGCATGGTATTTGATCGCCAGCAACACCAGGGGCACATAAGCGATAACCGCCCCCAGCGCGCCGTCCAGCCCCAGCAGGACCACGCACAGCGCTACCGGCAGTAACCAGAACAGGTTCAGCCCGGCGACAGCGAGTGTCACTGGCAAATGCCGGCCAAATCGCCGCGAAGCAAACTGATAAGCGTGGCTGCGATGTGCCTCGTATACCTTGTCTCCACGCACCAGACGACGTATCAACGTGAACGTGGCGTCCACGATGAATACCCCCAGCAGGATCAGCCATGCCCACAGCAGCGGCGAGGACACCCAGGCCGCCTGGAGCGATAAAACCCCCAGGACAATCCCTAGAAAACCGCTGCCGGCATCGCCCATGAATATCCGCGCAGGCGGAAAGTTCCAGAATAGAAACCCCGCCACCGCCATCGTCAGGGTCATTGGCAGCCACACCAAGCCTGCGTGTCCGCTCACACCGTACAGCAGGCACATGCCCAGGCACGCGCAGATAGCTTCAACACTGGCAATACCGTCGATACCATCCATGAAGTTGTATAAGTTCAGCATCCAAACCAGGTAAAAGGCAGCGAGTACGCTCCCCACCCATCCCAGGTTTGCCGCGAAGCCAAATACGCTTACCTCAGGCAAACCGCCTAACCAGTATAGCGCCCATGCGGAAGCCACAAAGTGCCCGGCCAAACGCCACCGGGCGGCGATATGCCCGTGGTCATCCATAAAGCCGATGATTGCAATCAAGGCACCCGCGCCACCCACGGCCAGCAGGACAGGCATTGAAACGACCTGCCCCCATGCCAGCAAAGGCAAGGCCAACAGGAAAGCGACTACGATCGCTACGCCTCCCCCTCTGGGAGTGGGGACTGTATGGGAGCTACGCGCAATGGGAATATCAATGATGCTATGAGCCAACGCGTAGCGTCGCAACGCAGCGGTCAACACCCACGAAAAAACCCCAACGACGACTACAAACCACCAATATGTCATTGTTTCTTATCACTCATATACTGCGCAGCGACGGAGGCAAGTGCGTTATCCACCGAGACCGGAGGCGACCATTGCAATAAGGTTGCGGCCTTTTGGATATCAACCTGCAGTGAGCCACATAACCGCTGGGACAAGGCCTTTTTGCCCACAAGCCTGGCGGCTGTACTGAGCATCCAGGCGGGGATTGGCAGCAGGCGGGCAGGCCTGCCGAGTGCTGCTGCGGTCCTGCGCAAAAGTTGCGTGGTGGAGAGGTCCTCGCCGTCGCTGACCAGGAAAGTCTGGTTGGCAGCAGCAGGGTGATTGATCGATGTAACAATCAAGTCCACCAGGTTATCCAGCGCCACCAAACTGCGGCGGTTATTGATAGCGCCAAAGGGTAGCGGCACGCCGTTGTCCAACCAGCGCATCATGTTCAAAAAGTTGGCTTTGACGCCTGGGCCGTAGACCAGCACCGGGCGAATGATCACCACGTCCATGCCGGTACGCTCAGCCAGGGCCAGCAACCCCTGCTCCGCTTCCATTTTCGAAATACCGTAGGGATCACTCGGCTCAGGTTTGTCATCCGCCGTATAGGGCTTACCGGGCAAGGTGCCCTCGCCGTTGACCTTGATCGAACTGATGAAGATAAAGCGCCGCACGCCAGCCTGTGCCGCCTGCTCCGCAAGATTCAACGTGCCCTGCACATTGACCTTGCGAAAGGCCGCCAATGGGTCCGCTTCGACATCGTTCATGACATGCACACGCGCCGCGCAATGAACCACCGCATCGATGCCAACACAGTTTGCGTGCCAGTCAGTGGTGTCAAACGCGTCAAACCAAACCGTGTGAGCCGCGTTCTCAGGCGCATTGGCGCCATGCCGAACGGCTGCGGTGACACTGACGCCATCCATCACTAAACGGCGCAACACCGCGCTGCCAACGAAACCGCTGGCGCCCGTCAACAAAACAGATTGCGACATCATTGCTGTTCCTTACGTAATGTTGCCTCGCGAAACAGCGTTTCCAGACGAGTCAACAACGTTAGCTTGGAATAATTTTCAAGATAGTACCGCCGGCCTGATGCGCCCATTTCCTTGCGCTGCTCCCCATCGAGCACAGCCAATTTCGCGGTTATTTCAGCCAAGGCAGTTGCATCACCTGACGGGCAACACAACCCGGCGCACGCAGCTTCGATAACACGCGCGGCTTCGCCATTGATCATGCCCAGGATCGGCTTGCCCGACGCCAGGTAGGCCTGCACTTTGCCGGGGATGGTTTTCTCAAATACATCGTTGGTTTTGAGCGAAACAAGCAGTGCGTCTGCGCAAGCAAACAAGCTGGGCATTGCCTCCAGCGGATGGCGCCCCAACAAAAGCACATTATCCATACCGCGCGTACGCACTTCATTGGCGAGCCATTCACTCATACGGCCATCGCCCACAATCACCCAACGGACCGAGACCGTACCTGCCAGTGCGCGAGCAGCTTCAATGATCGCGGGGAAATCCTGCGCCTCTCCCAGGTTACCTGCAAAAAGCACGGTGAAAACCGAGTCATCTCGGTCAAGTAACGCGGAGGTCGGTTGCGCCGTGCCAGAGAAATCGTCCTCAGCCCAACTCGGGAA
The window above is part of the Pseudomonas sp. KBS0710 genome. Proteins encoded here:
- a CDS encoding glycosyltransferase family 4 protein, whose product is MPDRKLNILVVTQYFWPENMRINDLVRDFSEKGHNVTVLTGLPNYPEGSVYSSYRAAPQKFAEYAGAKVVRVPLVPRGKRSISLMLNYASFFISASLLGPWKLRSERYDAVFVYAVSPVMAAIPAVVLGRIKRAPVFIWVLDLWPETLRAVGVVRNPILLKTVGRMVSWIYNRADYLLLQSHGFLENVKGYCTKRIALDRLVYFPSWAEDDFSGTAQPTSALLDRDDSVFTVLFAGNLGEAQDFPAIIEAARALAGTVSVRWVIVGDGRMSEWLANEVRTRGMDNVLLLGRHPLEAMPSLFACADALLVSLKTNDVFEKTIPGKVQAYLASGKPILGMINGEAARVIEAACAGLCCPSGDATALAEITAKLAVLDGEQRKEMGASGRRYYLENYSKLTLLTRLETLFREATLRKEQQ
- a CDS encoding SDR family oxidoreductase; translation: MSQSVLLTGASGFVGSAVLRRLVMDGVSVTAAVRHGANAPENAAHTVWFDAFDTTDWHANCVGIDAVVHCAARVHVMNDVEADPLAAFRKVNVQGTLNLAEQAAQAGVRRFIFISSIKVNGEGTLPGKPYTADDKPEPSDPYGISKMEAEQGLLALAERTGMDVVIIRPVLVYGPGVKANFLNMMRWLDNGVPLPFGAINNRRSLVALDNLVDLIVTSINHPAAANQTFLVSDGEDLSTTQLLRRTAAALGRPARLLPIPAWMLSTAARLVGKKALSQRLCGSLQVDIQKAATLLQWSPPVSVDNALASVAAQYMSDKKQ
- a CDS encoding glycosyltransferase family 4 protein, with the translated sequence MTYWWFVVVVGVFSWVLTAALRRYALAHSIIDIPIARSSHTVPTPRGGGVAIVVAFLLALPLLAWGQVVSMPVLLAVGGAGALIAIIGFMDDHGHIAARWRLAGHFVASAWALYWLGGLPEVSVFGFAANLGWVGSVLAAFYLVWMLNLYNFMDGIDGIASVEAICACLGMCLLYGVSGHAGLVWLPMTLTMAVAGFLFWNFPPARIFMGDAGSGFLGIVLGVLSLQAAWVSSPLLWAWLILLGVFIVDATFTLIRRLVRGDKVYEAHRSHAYQFASRRFGRHLPVTLAVAGLNLFWLLPVALCVVLLGLDGALGAVIAYVPLVLLAIKYHAGELEKADTAKEGA
- a CDS encoding nucleoside-diphosphate sugar epimerase/dehydratase; amino-acid sequence: MERLRACLVGLPRRKKRLIQVSTDVVVVWTALWLAFVVRLGIDEMANPFRDHLWLFVAAPVVAIPLFVRFGMYRAVMRYFGNDALIAIIKAVSLSALILGLVVYWNSNHQHVVPRSIIFNYWWLSLIMVGGLRLAMRQYFLGDWFSASQHVPFTNRDDGLPRVAVYGAGAAGNQLVAALRIGRLMRPVAFIDDDASIADRVISGLQVYKPKHIQRMIDATGAQEILLAIPSSNRGRRREILGFLEGFPLHVRSVPGFMDLASGRVKVDDIQEVDIADLLGRDSVPAQGELLEHCIKGQCVMVTGAGGSIGSELCRQILSLRPTTLLLFEHSEFNLYSILSELEQRVTRESLPIKLLPILGSVRNPAKLLDVMKAWHVDTVYHAAAYKHVPMVEHNIAEGVLNNVIGTLNTAQAALQVGVANFVLISTDKAVRPTNVMGSSKRLAELTLQALSRELAPVMFGDKFNISCVNKTRFTMVRFGNVLGSSGSVIPLFHKQIKWGGPITVTHPKITRYFMTIPEAAQLVIQAGSMGQGGDVFVLDMGEPVKIVELAEKMIHLSGLSVRSDKNPHGDIAIEFTGLRPGEKLYEELLIGDNVVATQHPMIMSANEDHLSWDTLKGKLSELLAAIDADDYSRVRQLLRDTVSGYSPDGEIVDWIYQQRRLEP